In the Azospirillum sp. TSH100 genome, ACGACGAGGCTTTCCGCGTCGTCCGCAAGGCCTTCCCCGACCGCGAGGTGGTGCAGATCGCAACATTGGACATCGTCCGCGGCGGCGGCGGCATCCACTGCATTACGCAGCAGCAGCCGCTTCCCTGACGGTTGGCGTCACCGTGCCGCCGCTGTGGGGCAGGCGAGGGAACGGGCGGGCAGGGTCGGTGTTCTTGTCGGGCAATCTCCTTTCCGGAAAGCCCGACGATCATGGCCGAGGACACCGCCCGCCGTCTGCAGGCACGCCCCATCGCGGTGACGAAGGCCGCTCCGCCCGCCTCCACCCAGACCATCCTGCTGATCATCACGCTGATCGTCGTGACGCTCTATGTGGCGGCGGACATCCTGATGCCGATCGCGCTGGCGGTGCTGCTCGGCTTCGTGCTGACGCCCATCGTCAGCCGGCTGGAGCGCTGGCGTCTCGGCCGGGTGCCGTCGGTTCTGGCGGTGGTGGTCCTACTGTTCCTCGCCATCACCGGCTTCGGCGCGGTGGTGGGCAGCCAGCTGGGCGATCTCGCCGACAATCTGCCGGCCTACCAGCGCAACATCCACAGCAAGATCGAGTCCCTGCGCGGCGCCACCGCGTCTGCCGGCGACCGTGGTGCGCTGAAGCAGGCGACCGACGCCTTCCGCGATCTCCAGCAGGAGCTTGAACGGGCAACCGCAGCGGCCACGGCCGGTCCGCAGCCCGGCGTCGCTCCTGCGCCGCAATCCGGCCCGGCGGCACCGCCGCACCGCGACCCGGTGCCCGTCCGCATCGACCAGTCCGACACCGGTGTCTTCGATCTCGTCAGCCGGGTGCTCGGCCCGGCGATGACGCCGATCGCCACGGCCGGCATGGTGCTGGTCTTCACGATCTTCATGCTGTTGCAGCGGGAGGATCTGCGCGACCGCCTGATCCGGCTGGTCGGCTCGGGCGATCTCAGCCGCACGACCGAGGCGATGAACGACGCCGGCGAGCGGGTCAGCCGCTATCTGCTGATGCAGGTGGTGGTCAACGTCACCTACGGCCTGCCGATCGGCGTCGGGCTCTGGCTGCTCGGCGTGCCGAACCCGCTGCTGTGGGGGCTGCTGGCGACGGTGCTGCGCTTCATCCCCTTCCTCGGACCGGTGATCGCCTCGGCCTTTCCGATCCTGCTGTCCTTCGCGGTCGACACCGGCTGGACCCTGCCGCTGCTGTGCATCGCCCTGTTCGTGGCGGTGGAGCTGTTCTCCAACAATGTGGTGGAGCCCTGGCTCTACGGCACGGCGACCGGCCTGTCCTCGCTGGCCATCATCATCGCGGCGGTGGTGTGGACGACGCTGTGGGGGCCGGTCGGCCTGCTGCTGGCGACGCCGCTGACCGTCTGCCTCGTGGTGCTCGGCCGCCATGTGCCGCAGCTGCATTTCCTGGAGGTGATGCTGGGCGACCGCCCGGTCCTGCCCGACGAGGCGAAAATCTACCAGCGCCTGCTGGCCCGCGATCCCGCCGAGGCGACCGAGCTTGCCGAGGAGCGGCTCGGCAAATCGAGCCCGGTCGAGCTGGCCGACGGGCTGCTGCTGCCCGCCCTCTCGCTTGCCGAGCAGGACCGCCAGCGCGGCAGCCTGAACCCGGACGGCCGGCAGGCGGTGGCCGAGGGCATGGCAAGCCTGCTGGACGAACTGACGGAGACGACCGTCCCTGCGGCCGCCGCACCGCGTGTGCTTTGCGTCGGGGCCCGCAACAGTCTGGACGAGGCGGCGGCCGGGCTTTTCGCCTTTCTGCTGGCTGGCCATGGCATCCAGGCCGACGTTATTCAATGCGAGAAGGCATCCGCCCGCGCCATCGCCAGCCTTGGCACCGCCGGGGTGGATGCGGTCGTGCTGTCCTCGCTCAACCCGGCGGCGCTGGGCCATTGCCGGCGGATGCTGCGCCGCCTGCGCCTGCATTTCGGCCCGCGCGTTCCGATCCTGCTCTGCCTGTGGAGCGCCCATCCGGAGGCCGAAGTGCCGGAGCGCGCCAGCGCCGAGACCGACGCCGATCTGGTCGCCACCGGCATGGCCGGCGCCCTGGCGCAGCTGGAGGAGCTGAACATCGGCGTGGCGGTCGCTTCCGCGACGGCCTCTGCGCAGTCTTAAGCCGCGGCCACCCAGCGGTTGCGGCCGGCGCGCTTGGCGATATAGAGCGCGTCGTCGGCCGCCTGGATGCAGGCGTCGGCGCTCCGGCCCTGGCGATAGGCGGCGACGCCCAGGCTCAGCGTGACCGATATGCTGTGTTCCTGATGGGCGATGGGACGGTGGGCGATGATCTGCCGCAGCTTCTCCGCCACCATCTCGGCCTGGAGCTGATCGGTGTCGGGCAGCAGGATCAGGAACTCCTCCCCGCCCCAGCGGGCGCACAGGTCGTGGGCACGCAGATTCCGGCGCAGCAGGCCGGCGGTCTCCACCAGCACGACGTCGCCGGCGGCGTGGCCGAAGGCGTCGTTCACTTCCTTGAAATGGTCGATGTCCAGCATGATCAGTGCGAAGCCGCCGCCACTGCGGCCGACGCGGCACAGCTCCGCCTCCAGCCGTTCGATCATGTGGCGCCGGTTGGGCAGCTCGGTCAGCGGATCGGTCTGCGACGCGGCGTGCAGTGCCCGCGCCATCTGGCGGGTGTCGGTCTGCATACGGTCACTGATCTTGGCGATCTTGGTCAGCTGCCGCATCAGCTTCATATGTTCGTCGGCGAGCGCGCGGAACTCGTCCATCAGCGGATGGTCGGCATAGTCCTCGTGGCACGCAAGGCGGGCGAGCCAGTTCTGAAGCTTCTGTTCCTGCAGCATCATGCCCACCGTTCCCCGCCGCAAGGCCCAGCGCCTGGGCAAACCCGTCAGCGCCATGCCGTCGTTCCCGTTGCCGTCCCCGTTGCCGCCGGTCATGACGAGGTCTCCGTCACCGGAACCGCGTCCGCCTGAACGACCGCCGGCGCTGCGGCGCGCGCCACGGGCAGCCGGACGGTGAAGGCCGATCCGCAGCCCGGCTCGCTCGCCACCGAGATGCCGCCGCCATGCGTGTCGACGATGCAGCGGGCAAGATGGAGGCCGAGCCCGGCTCCGGTGGTTCCGGCGGCGTTGGAGGCGCGGAAATACTTGTCGAACAGCCGTGCCGCGTCGGCCGCGTTGACACCGATCCCCTCGTCGGTGATCCGCACCGTCACCTGGCCTTCGCCCCCCCCCTCGCCGGCCCCGCCGCCGCCCGAGAGGTCGAGGCGGATCGTTCCCCCGTTCGGCGAATATTTGACGGCGTTTTCCAGCAGGTTGGAAAACACGACGGCCAGAAGATCGCGGTCGCCGGGGATCGGCACCGGCCGGTCGGCGCCATGCAGCTCGATCCGGTGCCCTGAGGCGGTCGGCGCCATCTCGCCCACCAGCGAGGTCAGCATCGCGGCGAGGTCGAAGGCCGTCGGCCGCGCCGCCGCGGCGCCCAGCCGGTCGTGGGTCAGGCAGCGTTCGATCAGATGCAGCATCCGCTGGACCGCGTTGCGGATCTTGCCCACCCGCGGCCTTGCCGAAACCGGCAGCTTCGGCTCCAGCTCCAGCAGCTGGGAGGCGCTGTCGATGATCGCCAGCGGCGTGCGGAATTCGTGGCTGACCATCAGAACGAACTCACGCTGCTGGCGTGCCATCTCCTTGGTCTCGGTCTGGAGGCGGTCGCTGATCTTGGCGATCTTGCGGAACTGGCGCAGAAGTTTGCCATGCCGTTCCGCCAGCATCTGGAATTCCGCCAGCAGCGGGTTTTCGGCATTGGCCGGATCCTCGGCCAGCCGCTGAACCCATTGGCGAAGCTCCTGTTCCTGCGACCGCATCGTCATCCCTGGTGCTCAGTGCGCCATCAGTGGGCCAGAATCTCGAAAGGCAGCGACACGTCCTCGGCGAACTCCTCCGCCATGTCGAGCGCGCGGTCGTTGTCGCTGTCGTAATGCCAGCGCACCGACACCGTCTGACCCTTCTGGTGGGCGCCGTCCAGCATCTCCAGCACGTCGATCATGCATTTGATGCTGCTGGTGTTGAGATAGCTCAGCCCGATATCCAGCACCACCGCCGGGGCGGGATCCTTCAGATACTCCTCCAGCCAGCTGAATACCGGCGCGTAGAAATCGAAGGAATTTTCCGGATAGGATTCGCCGTCGATGCGCAGAAGCCCGGCCTCCGGATCGAAATCGATCAGGGGAGAGCAGGAGGATGCTTCGATCCGCAATCTGTCCATTATGCGTGTTCCGTAAATTCTTAGAGCTGGACTTCGAGGCTGAAGAAATAATAGGCGTCGTCCACGGCGCGCAGCGAATAGTCAAGCGGCTGGGTGGCCTTGCGCGCCATGTCGATCAGCCCGAGCCCGGCGCCGCTGGCGCCCGCTTCGCGGGGTTTGCGCGACTGCTCCTTGTAGGCGGCCTTCAGGCCGGCCTTGTCCAGTCCGCGCAGCCTCTCCAGCATCGCCGACAGCCCGGGGACGTCGTCCGCCTCCACCAGATTGCCGGAGCTGACGACGTAGTGATCGTCCTCCTTGCCGATCACCACGATGCCGCTGTTGGCCGGGATCGGCCGGCCCAGCGTCTCGCGCGACGCCGTGTAGTTGCGGACGTTCTGGGCCTGCTCCACATAGACGGAGAAGACATCCATGATCGCCGATTTCTCGATCCGCTCATTTTCCAGATGGTTGCGGACCGCCTTGCCCAGCTCCTCGATGACGCTGTGGCTGAAGGGGCCGCTGAAGCAGATCAGCAGCTTCTGCCGCGACAGCAGCTCCTGCAGGTTGAAGAGTTCGTTGCCTTTCATCGTACCTTGACGACCTGCCTTACGGGTGGACGGGGTGGGATGGGGATGCGTCGGCGTCCGCCCGCGTGGCGGTGGACGCCGACGTGACTGCCGGGGAAACGGTGAAACCGACCAGGGTGATGTCGTCACGCTGCGGCCGCTCGCCCTGATGCCCGGCCAGGGCCTGGGCGAAGGCCGTGCGGCGCTCGGCCATCGGGATCGCGTCGTGTTCCAGCAGCATGGCGCTGAAGCGGCGGTTGCCGAAGCCGAAACCGCGGGCGCCGCCGGCCTGATCGAGGAAACCGTCGGTGGTCAGGTAGAAGCTGCGGCCCGGTGCCAGTTCGACCCGGTGGGTGGTGAAGCGGTGGCCGGTGTCTGAGCGGCGATAGCCCAGGCTCTGCGCATCGCCCTTCACCTCGCCGACGGTCGCGGCGCCGGGATCGACGATGTGCAGGCCGATGCGGCCGCCGGCGAACAGCAGGTCGCCCCGGTCCGGCCGCACCAGGCACAGGCCGATGTCCAACCCATTGTCGAAGCGCGGGTTGTCGCGCCCGCGGGCCAGGGCCGCGCGCACCATGCGGTTCAACCCACCCAGGATCGCCGCCGGATCGCTGTCCGGCGTCTCCGACAGCACATGGTCGAGGATTGCCGACACCGTCATCGTCATGAAGGCGCCGGGCACGCCATGGCCGGAACAGTCGGCAACGCCGATCAGGAAGCGGCCGCCCTCCAGTGCGCGGAAGATGTGGAAATCGCCGCCCACCACGTCGCGCGGCCGCCACAGCACGCAGACGCCGTCCAGATGCCGCGCCATCTCCCGCTCGTCGGGCAGGATGGCCGATTGCAACAGGCTGGCATATTGGATGCTGTCCATCACCTGCCGGTTGACCACCGCCAGCTGGTCGTTGGACTGGCGCAGCTCCTCCGTCCGTTCGGCGACGCGCTGTTCCAGCCGCTCGGTGTAGTCGTGGACGGTTTCCGCCATGTGGTTGAAGGCGACGGTCAGCTGCCCGATCTCGTCGGCGCGGCTGTTGCGCAGGCGCACGCGGTAGTCGCCGGCGGCGATGGCCCCGGCCGAGCGGGTCAGCCGGGCGAGCGGCGCCAGCACCAGCCGGTTGAGCAGGGCGCTGATCATGCCGATGACGGCGAGCAGCGAGAAGAAGACCAGGCCGGCCATCGGCGCCAGCGCCGTCATGGTGGCGCTTTCCGCCTCCTCCAGCGAATAGGTCAGGCGCAGCAGGCCGACCAGCGTGCGTTCGCCGTTGCCGCCGGAGATGGCGATCTGCCGTTCGACCGTCGTCAGTTCGGCCCGGCCGGCTGGCCGCTCCAGCGCCACCAGCGGCTCGCCATGGCCGCCGCGGCCGCCGGACGCCGCCCACACCTTGACGCTGCGCACCGCCGGATCCTCGGCCATCAGGCCGCGGATCATCGCCTCCACCGCGCGGGTGTCGAACTCCCACACCGCCTGCCCCATGGCCGAGGCCTGGAGCGTGCCGACCAGCGTCGCCCGGTGGGTCAGCGCGTCGCGCTGCTGCCGGCCGACCAGGACGGAGGACACGCCCATGGCGATCAGCCCGACCAGCAGCGTGCAGCCGACGATCATCAGGATGACGCGGGTCAGCAGCGACGATCCGCCGGCGCGGGTGGTTCCGTCTCCCGTGCCACGGGGGCCGGCGCCGCGCAGCGTATAGGATTCGGTGTCGTCCCATCCCGTGACGCTCATCCACATCCTCCTGACCCGGCCGATCGGGCGTTCCGTGTTCATGGCGGCTTTCAATACAGCCCCGGTCCGGTGGACCGGATCCGCGGTGGTCGCATGTCCATCAGTAAATCCACCCCTGCGTGCAACATGCCGACAGTCATCGAACCGGCCGGCGGGCATGATGCATGTGGCGGATAAGCCTACAGATAGCACAATCGGTTTGGTCAGTCGTGAAATAACATTGGGCAATGACTTCGTTGATTGTCGGAACACACAGGAAAATGGGAGCAACCGGCAACCGTCGGCGACCAATGTCGTCCAATTGCGACGAAGTGTAACAGCGATCTGGTCGAGCCGCTGAAGCCTTTGCGGGACAGCGGCTTTTCCCGTGGACGGCCGCGTCACTGCCCATGCTATTTTCCGATACTGCCGCGTGTGAAGAAGCCAGGCGGTTGAAGCTGTCTTCATGGGGGAGAGCGAAGGATGGCGTTCGGTTTTCGTGCTTTCGGTGCCCCACGGATCGTTTCGACATGGCTTGCCGCCGTCGGCGGGGCGGCTTTCGCCGCTTTGCTCGGGACGGCGCCGCCCGTCGCCGCGCGTCCGGTGACCGTGCTGGCGCCGGAACTGCCGCCGATGGTCAGCGCCGACGGCACCGGCCGCGAGGCCACCATCATCAGGGAGACGCTGGCCGCCTGCGGGCATGAGGCGCGCTTCAAGGTGGTGCCCTTCGGCCGCCATTGGAACGACTACCGCGACAGCGTCCAGGCCGGCCAAGGGAACGGCGGCCAGGGGATCGGGCAGGTCGACGCCGTTTCCACCGTTCCTCCGGGCATGGAGATGCCGGGGGCCCGCTCCGCCCCCTACATCCTCTATCAGAACGGGGCGTCGGTGCTGAAAGGCAGCGGCCTGAACGTCCAGTCGGTGTCCGATCTGGCGGGCAAGCGCGTCATCACCTTCTCCGGTGCGCCCGACGTGCTGCCGGGCCTGCGCGCAGCCATCCCCAGCTTCGGCGATTTCCGTGAGCGCGCCGACCAGATGGTGCATTCCAACCTGCTGTTCGCCGGCCGGGTGGACGCGGTGCTGGCCGACGGGCTGATCTTCGCCGAATACAACCGCCAGCTTCAGGAAAAGGCGAAATCCGCCGGTGGCCTGCCCTTCGATCCGGCCCAGCCGGTGCAGTTCACCGCCATCTTTCCGCCGACCGCCTACAGCATGATGTTCCGCGACGAGTCGCTGCGCGCCGACTTTGACCGCTGCCTTGCGGAAATGAAGGCGAAGGGGCGGATCGATGCCATCGACCGCGACTGGGTCGCGCGCTATGCCGCGACCGTCGGCGACCGCTATCTGCCCGTCAGGTGAGCCGTCGGAACAAGAATTGCGTCGTCGGGGTTTATCCCATTCGTCCGATATGAATTGCGTAACCCGTTCCACTGATTAATATAACGTCATACGAATGTGCATGGGGGCGTGAGGCGTCGTGGCCCGGATCATTGTGGTCGAAGACGAAGCCGACCTTCGTGACGATCTTGTCGAATATCTCGACCGCTGCGGGTTCGAGGTGTTGGGAGCGTCGCGTGGCGCGGAGCTGGACCGGCTGCTTGACGCAGGGCCGGCCGATGTCATCGTGCTCGACATCAACCTGCCGGACGAGGACGGCTTCTCGGTCGCCCGGCGCGTTCGCGCCAGCTCGTCGGCCGCCATCATCATGCTGACGGCGCGGTCCGGCCTGATCGACCGCGTCATCGGGCTGGAACTCGGCGCCGACGTCTATCTGGTCAAGCCGGTCGATTTCCGCGAGGTGGAGGCGCAGGTCAAGGCGCTGATGCGGCGGATGCAGAAGGGCACCGCCGCGCAGCCGGCCGTGGAGCTGTCGCCGGCCGGGACCGCCACCGCCCCCGTCGCATCCGCGCCTGCGGAGTCGCGCAAGGCCTGGGTGTTCGACGATATCGAATGGCGCATCCAGCCGCCGACCGGTGCCGCCGTGCCGCTGACCGCAACGGAGTACAAGTTCCTCTCGCTGCTGGTCACCGCGCCCGGCGAGGCCGTAAGCCGCCAGGACATCTCCATCGCCCTGACCGGCCGTGACTGGGATCCCTACAGCCGTTCCATCGATTCGCTGGTCCGCCGCCTGCGCATCAAGGTGGAGGAGCGCAGCGGCTGCGCCCTGCCGGTCCAGGCGGTGCACGGCGTCGGCTATGCCTTCGTCGGTCCGGTGGTGACAAGCGCGGTGGAGGACAGCGCCGGCTGACCGCAAGCTGTTGATGGGGGTGCCCTACCCCGGTCTCGGCACTCGACTCACGGCCCTCCTTCGGCGATGGTAGCGCCCGCAAGGAAGGGACGAGAGACCACCATGACCGCCGAAACTGCTGGCGCCACCGCCGCCTCCGAGACCACGTCCGCCACCGGCAGCGCCGCTTCCGGCGGCGACGGCAGCGGCCTGTACCTGGTCGACGGCTCCGGCTTCATCTTCCGCGCCTTCCACGCCCTGCCGATGCTGACGCGGCCGGACGGCACGCCGGTGAACGCGGTTCTGGGCTTTTCCAACATGCTGCTGAAGCTGCTGGCCGACGCCAAGGCGGAGGCCGTGGCCGTCGTCTTCGACAGCAAGCGCCTGAATTTCCGCAACGAGTTCTATCCCGACTACAAGGCCCACCGCCCGGAACCGCCGGAGGAGCTGAAGCCCCAGTTCGCGCTGATCCGCGAGGCGACGGAGGCCTTCTGCCTGCCCTGCCTGGAGCTGGAGGGATTCGAGGCCGACGACCTGATCGCCACCTATGCCCGTCTGGCGCAGGAGGCCGGGCGGCCGGTGACCATCGTGTCGTCGGACAAGGACCTGATGCAGCTGGTCCGCCCCGGCGTCGGCATGTTCGACCCGATGAAGAACAAGGCCATCGGTCCCGACGAGGTGTTCGAGAAGTTCGGCGTCCCGCCGGAGAAGGTGGTGGACGTCCAGGCATTGGCCGGCGACAGCGTCGACAATGTCCCCGGCGTGCCCGGCATCGGCGTGAAGACCGCCGCCCAGCTGATCACCGAATATGGCGACCTGGAAGCCCTGCTGGCCAATGCCGAGAAGATCAAGCAGCCGGCCCGCCGCCAGAAGCTGATCGAGTTCGCCGAGCAGGCCCGCATCTCCCGCCGTCTGGTCCTGCTGGATGAGAATGTGCCGCCGCCCAAGCCTTTGGACGAGCTGCGCGTGCGCGAGCCCGACCACCAGCGGCTGATCGATTTCCTGCGCGCCCAGGGCTTCCGCAGCATCGTCTCGCGCGTCGAGATGGAGATGCAGAAGGACGGACGCATCGCCGATGGCGCCGCCGGCGGGCTCCCGTCCCCCGGTTCCGTGCCCACGCCGGCTGCCAAGTCTCCGGCGCCGGCCGAAAGCCCGGCTGGTGAAGACCGTCCGGCCCGCAAGACGGTGTTGAACGTGCCGGAGGTGCGCTACGAACTGGTGCAGGACGCCGACGCCCTGCGCCGCTGGGTCGAGCGGGCGCGCGAGACCGGCGTGCTGGCGGTCGACACCGAGACCGACAGCCTGACCCCGGCCACTGCCACGCTGGTCGGCGTCTCGCTGTCGACCGAGCCCGGCATCGCCTGCTACATCCCGCTCGCCCACAAGGCGGAGGGGGCCGCCGCCGCCGGCCAGCTCGACTTCGACGCCCCGGAGCCGCCAAAGCAGATCCCGACCGACGAGGCGATGGCGATCCTGAAGGACGTGCTGGAGGACCGGTCGGTCCTGAAGATCGGCCACAATTTCAAGTTCGACCACCAGCTGTTCGCCCGCAACGGCATCAAGGTGTCGCCGGTGGACGACAGCATGCTGATCTCCTACGTGCTGGAGGGCGGCTCGCACGGCCATGGCATGGACGAGCTGGCGGAGCTGCACCTCGCCTACACGCCGATCCCCTTCAAGGAGGTCTGCGGCACCGGCAAGAACCAGATCACCTTCGACCGCGTGCCGCTGGACCAGGCGCTGGCCTATGCCGCCGAGGACGCCGACATCACGCTGCGGCTGTGGACGCTGCTGAAGCCGCGGCTGGTCGGCGACCGCATGGTCACCGTCTATGAGACGCTGGATCGCCCGCTGGTCCCGGTGGTGGCGGACATGGAGCGGGCCGGCGTGCGCATCGACAAGACGGCGCTGTCCGACCTGTCGAAGAGCCTGTCCGAACGCCTCGTCGAGATCGAGAAGGACGTCCACGCGCTCGCCGGCCAGAGCTTCAACATCGGCTCGCCCAAGCAGCTGGGCGAGATCCTGTTCGACACTCTCAAGCTCGGCACCGGCAAGAAGGGCAAGACCGGCGCCTATTCCACCGACAGCAGCGTGCTGGAGGAGCTGGCGGAGCAGGGCCATACCATTGCCCAGCGCGTGCTCGACTGGCGTCAGCTCGCCAAGCTGAAGAGCACCTACACCGACGCGTTGCAGGAGAAGATCTCGCCGGTCACCGGCCGCGTCCACACCGCTTTCGCGCTGGCGGCGACCAACACCGGCCGCCTGTCCTCCACCGACCCCAACCTCCAGAACATTCCGGTGCGGACGGAGGAGGGCAAGAAGATCCGCCGCGCCTTCGTGGCATCTCCCGGCTTCAAGCTGCTGAGCGTCGACTATTCGCAGATCGAGCTGCGTCTGGTGGCGGAGATGGCGAACATCCAGGCATTGAAGGATGCCTTCCGCGACGGGCTGGACATTCATGCCGCCACCGCCGCCCAGGTCTTCGGCATCCCGCTGGAGCAGATGACGCCGGACATCCGCCGCAAGGCGAAGGCGATCAACTTCGGCATCATCTACGGCATCTCCGGCTTCGGGCTGGGTCGCCAGCTCGGCATCGCGCCGGGGGAGGCCAATGCCTTCATCAAGACCTATCTGGAGCGCTTCCACGAGCTGAAGGTGTGGATGGAGGCGACCAAGACCTTCGCCCGCCAGCATGGCTATGTGGTGACGCTGTTCGGTCGCCGCTGCTACATGCCCGGCATCCAGGAGAAGAACGCCGCCCGCCGCGCCTTCGCCGAGCGTCAGGCGATCAACGCCCCGATCCAGGGCACGGCCGCCGACATCATGAAGCGCGCGATGAACCGCATGCCGGGCGCGCTGGCCGCCGCCGGCAGCAACGCGCGGATGCTGCTGCAAGTGCATGACGAACTGCTGTTCGAGGTGCCGGAAGCGGAGGCGGAGGATGCGGCGCGGATTGTGCGCGAGGTGATGGAGGGCGCCGCCCATCTCGGCGTGCCGCTGGTGGCGGAAGCCGGGATCGGCGACAACTGGGAAGAGGCGCACTGAGGGGGGCGATAATCCCCCTCTCCCCCCGGGAGAGGGGCGGGGTGAGGGGGATGCACAGCGAGGATTTGGTGGGGACCGGGGAGTGCGCGATGCTTGGAGATAGTCGCTCCGCGTCCCCCTCACCCTAACCCTCTCCCCGGGGGGGAGAGGGGATTGAAGTTTTTTCCTCCGCGACGATCCGCACCGGAACCCCCTTCGCCGCCGGCGTCTTCGACGCCTCGTCGTGATACCACAGCGGGATCAGCGGGTTCATCTCCGGGTAATACGCCCCGACGCAGCCGCGTGGCAGGGGAAAGGGCGTCACCGTCAGTCCGCCCACCCGGCGGTCGACCTCGTCGCCGGCATCGCTCGCCAGCGCCACCAGCTGACCTTCCTGCAAGCCGGCGGCGGCGATGTCGAGCGGATTCATCAGCAGCACGTCGCGGGTGCCCTCGATGCCGCGCAGTCGGTCGGAATAGCCGTAGATCGTCGTGTTGA is a window encoding:
- the polA gene encoding DNA polymerase I, giving the protein MTAETAGATAASETTSATGSAASGGDGSGLYLVDGSGFIFRAFHALPMLTRPDGTPVNAVLGFSNMLLKLLADAKAEAVAVVFDSKRLNFRNEFYPDYKAHRPEPPEELKPQFALIREATEAFCLPCLELEGFEADDLIATYARLAQEAGRPVTIVSSDKDLMQLVRPGVGMFDPMKNKAIGPDEVFEKFGVPPEKVVDVQALAGDSVDNVPGVPGIGVKTAAQLITEYGDLEALLANAEKIKQPARRQKLIEFAEQARISRRLVLLDENVPPPKPLDELRVREPDHQRLIDFLRAQGFRSIVSRVEMEMQKDGRIADGAAGGLPSPGSVPTPAAKSPAPAESPAGEDRPARKTVLNVPEVRYELVQDADALRRWVERARETGVLAVDTETDSLTPATATLVGVSLSTEPGIACYIPLAHKAEGAAAAGQLDFDAPEPPKQIPTDEAMAILKDVLEDRSVLKIGHNFKFDHQLFARNGIKVSPVDDSMLISYVLEGGSHGHGMDELAELHLAYTPIPFKEVCGTGKNQITFDRVPLDQALAYAAEDADITLRLWTLLKPRLVGDRMVTVYETLDRPLVPVVADMERAGVRIDKTALSDLSKSLSERLVEIEKDVHALAGQSFNIGSPKQLGEILFDTLKLGTGKKGKTGAYSTDSSVLEELAEQGHTIAQRVLDWRQLAKLKSTYTDALQEKISPVTGRVHTAFALAATNTGRLSSTDPNLQNIPVRTEEGKKIRRAFVASPGFKLLSVDYSQIELRLVAEMANIQALKDAFRDGLDIHAATAAQVFGIPLEQMTPDIRRKAKAINFGIIYGISGFGLGRQLGIAPGEANAFIKTYLERFHELKVWMEATKTFARQHGYVVTLFGRRCYMPGIQEKNAARRAFAERQAINAPIQGTAADIMKRAMNRMPGALAAAGSNARMLLQVHDELLFEVPEAEAEDAARIVREVMEGAAHLGVPLVAEAGIGDNWEEAH